ATTGTCGGGTTGTGTAGATTACCAGGTGGGAGTAAATTTCGATCATGCCAATAGCGGTGAACTGGTGCAGCATATTAAGTTAGGAGAACGGTTTACCAGTTTCGGTGGCGATCCAATATACGAATGGTTGAATAGCATTGAACAGAGGGCGCGTCAAGAAGGAGGCAAAGTCCGACGGCTTTCTAAAGACGAAATTATTGTGACAATTCCTTTCAATAATAGTCAGGAATTACAAAAGAAATTCAACACATTTTTCCATCCTAATACTAATTCAAAAGCAGAATCTGTATCGGAACTGCCAAAGATAGAATCCAATATGCTTTTGTATCAAAATAATTTTTTACTGTTAGTACGGAATCGCTTAATTTATGACCTAGATTTGCGATCGCTTGGTTTGATTTCTAGTCAGGGTAATGTTTTAGCTAATACAGGTTCGATTCTGAATTTAGAATTTAGCTTGAAGGCTCCTTGGGGAGCAAGAAACATTCAAAAAACTGAAAATGCTCCGCCAGTGCAAAGAAATAAAAATCAGTTGCTATGGAAACTAAACCCTGGTGAACTTAACCATATAGAAGCAGTTTACTGGCTTCCTAGCCCGATGGGAATTGGTACATTGTTAATTATTTTGTTTGTCGCAGCAGGCTTTTACCTGCGATACAGGTTTATGCCCGCTCCCAAAATTCAATTTACTTCCAAGACAGCAGCGACTCTTGGACAGTAGAATTTACAAGTTACGTCACTTTTTCTGTAGTTTGTAGTTATGGGTTAAATATCCAAAATTTACTATCTCTGTTCACGTCTACCACTATTGAAAAGTAGCGATCGCTTTTTAAGGCCTATTGATTTGGAGGCGTTTGCTGGGCTGCTTCCTGCACTTGTACAACATCCAGATCCAACGTCTGTGTTATCTGTTCCAAAGTTAAGTAGAACGACTTGAAAAAACCAAACGATGTGAAGTAATGTAAAAATGTCGGCATCCATTTCGTAGTAAAGACTTCAGTCCTTATTAGAGGACTAAAATCTACCCTACGGGAAGCTGCTCTTAAGAGCGTCTACACTACAAACCTTTGATTATTTACCTTGTTCTACTTGAGCCCAATGCTAACAGTCTAGGTACAGCTTCATAATTTTGCCTCTAATCGGCTTTCTTGTTTGACTTCTTGTCTAGCTTCTTGATAAACTCGCGTTTTCTTCAACTCAGTTAACCCAAATATTGCCTCTATCTCCTCTCAACTCATTGTAGGAAACCTTATAAACCAAGATTGTCTCTATATAATTTTAGTAATTGCTGCTGTTGGATATTAACCGCTTGCTTGGCGCGATTGATTAATTCTCTAGCAGTCGTAATTGCTGTATTTTCATTTTCAATCATCAAGCGCTTTCTATAAATCGCTATAATTTTGGTGAATTATAGGAAAACCAGTCATGTTAGAGTACAATTTGCCGAGGTACTTGCCCTCAGCCGAAGAACTACCCGACTCTGACGAAACACCTGTGGACAATGAGCTACAAGAATTAATACCAGGTTTGCTGAAGGCAATACTGCTGATACTTTGGGCAGAACGTATGGATTGGTTTTTTGGGATAGATATGGGGATTTATTATCACCCCGATCAACCGCCTATAGTACCAGATGGGTTTTTGAGCCTGGGAGTAGAACGATTTTATGATGAGGAATTGCGTCCCAGTTATGTATTGTGGGATGAAAAAGTTGTGCCAATTTTGGTGCTAGAAGTAGTTTCTCGAAACTATCGTAAAGAATACACTGATAAATTTAATGACTATGCAAGCTTAGGTGTACTTTATTACGTGATATATTCTTCTCGTCGTCGCCGTAAACCACGTCTAGAAGTACATAAATTAGTTAATGGACAGTATAAACTGCTAGAGGGCAACCCTATTTGGATACCTGAAATTGGCTTAGGAATTGGTTGCGAAAGGGGAAATTATTGTGGTGTGACAAGGGAATGGCTGTATTGGTATGACGAAGAAGGTAAGCGTTATCCTACGCCAAAAGAACAAATTCAACAAGAAGCACAACGCGCTCAACAAGAAGCACAACGTGCTCAACAAGAAGCACAACGTACTCAACAAGAAGCACAACGCGCTCAACAAGAAGCACAACGCGCTCAACAAGAAGCACAACGCGCTCAACAAGCAGAACAACGTGCTCAACGGCTAGCCGAAAAATTGCGCGAGTTAGGAATAGATCCAGAGAACCTTGATTAAGTTATGACTTCAGATTTGATTATGGTTATTGATAAATTAATACTCGTCGGCGAGTCTTATAACCTCATTCATCAGTTTTAAATACTCATTAATGAATCTTGAAAGCTTATCCATCACCCTCAGATACTCGTCTGTGAGTTTTAAAACCTCATTCTTCAGTTTCAGATACTGATCAACAAGTCCTTAAATCCTCATTGATCACTCTTAGATACTCATTGGCGAATCTTGGAATTTCAACAATCAGTATTAAAACTTACTCGTCTAGATTAATACCCTATTCCGGAAACTTTCGCTCTCTGACTTCAATACTATAATCCTGCACTGCTTTGGTAATCGTCTCACGCAAGTTGGTATAAACTTTTGCAAAGGGTGGATGTTTTTCAGAAAGACCGAGAACATCAGAAGTAACTAAAACTTGACCATCACAATGTGGCCCGGCACCAATTCCAATCGTAGGAATGCTGAGTTTTTGGGTAATTTGTAATGCTAAATCGGCGGGAATATGCTCTAACACAATGGAAAACACACCCGCTTGTTCGAGAGCGATCGCTTCTTGTAAAATCCGCTCCCGCGTTACTTCTGTTTTGCCTTGTTGCCGCAAGCCGATTTGATGGACTGATTGCGGTGTTAAACCAACATGACCCATCACCGGAATTCCTGCTTGTACCAAACGAGTGATAGTTTCTATCATCGCCGGATATCCACCCTCTAATTTTACTGCTTGCGCTCCAGCTTCTTTGAGCGCACGTCCGGCGGAGTTGATAGCTTGTTGGATACTTTCTTGATATGTCAAAAATGGTAGATCTACGACCATCAAAGCGCGTTTTACCCCACGTCGGACTGCTTTAGCATGGTAGAGCATCTCTTCTAGAGTAATTGGTAGTGTTGTTTCATACCCCAACACTACGGACATGGAATCACCTACTAAGATTAAATCCACGCCAGCGAGATCGAGGAGTTGGGCGATCGCATAATCCCAAGCTGTTAACGCCACAATTTGGCGTCCTTGTTGTTTCCATTGAATTAATTGCTGCGTGGTGAGTGCCATTTTCGATTAGGAGCTAGAGGTTATAGTCTAGGGGTTAGTATTAAGACTTTTGAATAAAAAAGAATACAGGATACAGAACTATTCTAAATTCTGTACTCTGTATTCTTCGTTTCATACAACGTTAATTCTGGAATTTATCTGTT
This genomic interval from Chlorogloeopsis sp. ULAP01 contains the following:
- a CDS encoding DUF3153 domain-containing protein; this translates as MNLSTLRRSLLGLRHICLVLVASVLLSGCVDYQVGVNFDHANSGELVQHIKLGERFTSFGGDPIYEWLNSIEQRARQEGGKVRRLSKDEIIVTIPFNNSQELQKKFNTFFHPNTNSKAESVSELPKIESNMLLYQNNFLLLVRNRLIYDLDLRSLGLISSQGNVLANTGSILNLEFSLKAPWGARNIQKTENAPPVQRNKNQLLWKLNPGELNHIEAVYWLPSPMGIGTLLIILFVAAGFYLRYRFMPAPKIQFTSKTAATLGQ
- a CDS encoding Uma2 family endonuclease, which encodes MLEYNLPRYLPSAEELPDSDETPVDNELQELIPGLLKAILLILWAERMDWFFGIDMGIYYHPDQPPIVPDGFLSLGVERFYDEELRPSYVLWDEKVVPILVLEVVSRNYRKEYTDKFNDYASLGVLYYVIYSSRRRRKPRLEVHKLVNGQYKLLEGNPIWIPEIGLGIGCERGNYCGVTREWLYWYDEEGKRYPTPKEQIQQEAQRAQQEAQRAQQEAQRTQQEAQRAQQEAQRAQQEAQRAQQAEQRAQRLAEKLRELGIDPENLD
- the panB gene encoding 3-methyl-2-oxobutanoate hydroxymethyltransferase → MALTTQQLIQWKQQGRQIVALTAWDYAIAQLLDLAGVDLILVGDSMSVVLGYETTLPITLEEMLYHAKAVRRGVKRALMVVDLPFLTYQESIQQAINSAGRALKEAGAQAVKLEGGYPAMIETITRLVQAGIPVMGHVGLTPQSVHQIGLRQQGKTEVTRERILQEAIALEQAGVFSIVLEHIPADLALQITQKLSIPTIGIGAGPHCDGQVLVTSDVLGLSEKHPPFAKVYTNLRETITKAVQDYSIEVRERKFPE